The following coding sequences are from one Carettochelys insculpta isolate YL-2023 chromosome 5, ASM3395843v1, whole genome shotgun sequence window:
- the F2RL2 gene encoding proteinase-activated receptor 3 — protein MKILVFVITGLLTLSLSLQQRESKHGRNSSASQVVPHIKTFHGIPQGTYDHIPPSDIEGWIKTVHNKELTCSSAKSNGSVLKVTNSTMEYLRSSLSTKLIPAAYTFVVLLGVPSNAITLWMLFFRRKSVCAAIFYKNLAISDFLFCIILPFKIAYHLNGNNWVFGEIMCRTTTAIFYGNMYCSILLLMCISISRYMAIVHPFTYRSLPKRTYATLACGIVWTTVFLYMLPFCIMKQSYYLEHLSIFTCHDVHNACETLSPFQFYYYISLAIFGFVIPLTIIIFCYISIIQTLNTYEQKWFWYVKVSFLILMIFAVCFTPSNIILIAHHVNYYYYKTDSLYFFYLIALSLSSLNSCLDPFLYYLMFKIREQSSVYLTMVKISREE, from the exons ATGAAAATATTGGTCTTCGTAATAACTGGATTGCTGACTCTGTCCTTGAGCCTACAGCAAAGAG aatCTAAACATGGTCGTAACAGCTCCGCAAGTCAAGTTGTGCCTCATATTAAGACCTTTCATGGAATACCACAAGGCACTTATGATCACATTCCCCCTTCTGATATAGAAGGCTGGATAAAGACTGTTCACAACAAAGAACTCACCTGCTCTTCAGCGAAGTCAAATGGCTCAGTATTGAAAGTTACCAATAGCACAATGGAATACCTGAGAAGTTCTTTGAGCACCAAACTAATACCTGCAGCATATACTTTTGTAGTTTTACTAGGTGTGCCATCAAATGCCATCACTTTATGGATGCTGTTCTTCAGACGCAAATCTGTTTGTGCCGCCATCTTCTATAAAAATTTAGCCATTTCAGACTTCCTATTCTGTATTATACTGCCATTCAAGATTGCATACCATCTCAATGGAAACAACTGGGTATTTGGAGAAATAATGTGCCGAACTACAACTGCCATTTTCTATGGCAACATGTATTGCTCCATTCTACTCCTCATGTGTATCAGCATCAGTCGTTACATGGCTATTGTTCATCCATTCACCTACAGGAGTCTACCAAAGCGTACCTATGCAACACTAGCGTGTGGAATTGTGTGGACAACTGTTTTCCTCTACATGTTGCCATTCTGCATAATGAAGCAAAGCTATTACTTGGAACATTTAAGTATCTTTACCTGCCATGATGTACATAATGCTTGTGAAACTTTATCACCATTCCAATTCTACTACTACATCTCTTTAGCAATATTTGGGTTCGTAATACCACTGACTATTATTATTTTCTGTTATATCTCAATTATTCAAACACTCAATACTTATGAGCAGAAGTGGTTTTGGTATGTTAAAGTAAGTTTTTTGATCCTTATGATTTTTGCAGTTTGCTTCACACCAAGTAACATCATACTTATTGCACATCATGTGAATTACTACTACTACAAAACAGACAGCTTGTATTTTTTTTATCTTATTGCTTTGTCTCTAAGCAGTTTAAATAGTTGCCTTGATCCATTCCTTTACTATTTGATGTTCAAGATCAGAGAGCAATCCAGTGTTTATCTCACAATGGTTAAAATATCCAGGGAAGAATGA